The genomic DNA TTAATGCCGACATCACCAATTGTTTTTTAGTGAACTAATTAATTTGCTACAATGTTAACAAGCTTACCAGGAATAGCAATAACTTTTCGAACCGTTTTTCCGCTAATTTGCTCTTTTATTTTTTCGTCTTCCATCGCAAGCTGTTCTAATACTTCCTTTGAAGCATCTTTTGGAACCATTACTTTTGCCTTTATTTTACCATTAATTTGGATAACAACTTCCACTTCATCATCAATTAGTTTCCCTTCGTCATAAGCAGGCCAAGCTTCATACGTAATCGTTTCTTTATGGCCAAGCTTTTCCCAAAGTTCCTCAGAAATATGTGGGCAAATCGGTGAAAGAAGCTTTACAAACCCTTCCATGTAACTTTTTGATAAAACGGGCGCTTTGTAAGATTCATTTATGAATACCATCAACTGAGATATTGCCGTATTAAAGTGTAAAATTTCGTAATCCTCTGTTACCTTCTTAACTGTTTGGTGATATACCTTTTCTAACGATTTACATTCTTCAACGTCTTGAATCTTTGAATTTAAAGAACCATCTTCATTTACAAATAAACGCCATATTCGATCTAGGAAGCGACGTGAACCATCAAGTCCATTAGTTGACCAAGCAATTGAGGCATCAAGCGGCCCCATAAACATCTCGTACAATCGAAGTGTATCTGCTCCATGACTTTCAATCACTTCATCAGGGTTCACAACGTTGCCTTTTGATTTACTCATTTTTTCATTATTTGCTCCAAGTATCATCCCTTGGTTAAAGAGCTTTTGGAATGGCTCCTTTGTATGAACAACACCGATATCATAAAGAAACTTATGCCAAAAACGTGCGTAAAGCAAATGAAGAACCGCGTGTTCTGCGCCACCAATATAAATATCGACTGGAAGCCATTTTTTTAGCCGTTCTGGATCAGCAAGCGCTTGATCGTTCGCAGGATCGGTATAGCGTAAATAATACCAGCAGCTTCCTGCCCATTGAGGCATCGTATTTGTTTCTCGGCGGCCTCTCTTACCTGTTTTTTCATCAACTACTTCTACCCAGTCCTTTATGTTTGCAAGAGGTGATTCGCCTGTTCCTGAAGGTTTGATTTCCGTTGTTTTTGGCAGTTTAAGCGGAAGTTCTTCTTCAGATACGGTTGTCATTGTCCCATCTTCCCAGTGAATAACAGGGATCGGTTCACCCCAGTAACGTTGACGGCTAAATAACCAGTCGCGAAGACGATAGGTGACTTTTTTTGTTCCGAGCTTGTTTTCTTCAAGCCATTCAATCATTTTTGTTATTGCGGCGTCTTTAGTTAAACCATCTAAAAACTCCGAGTTCATATGTTTTCCGTCTCCTGTATACGCCTCTTTTTCGATATTGCCGCCTGCAACGACTTCCTTTATTGGTAATTTAAACTTTTTAGCGAATTCATAGTCACGCTCATCATGAGCCGGAACCGCCATAATTGCTCCTGTTCCATAGCTCATTAATACATAATCCGCAATCCAAATTGGCATTTTTTCTCCATTTACTGGATTAATAGCATATGCTCCAGTAAAAACACCTGTTTTTTCTTTTGCCAAATCCGTTCGTTCAAGATCACTTTTGCGTTTATTTTTTTCCAAATAAGCAGTTACAGCTTCACGCTGACTATCAGTTGTTATTTTTTCGACATAAGGATGTTCTGGTGCAAGTACAGCATATGTTGATCCAAAAAGAGTATCTGGACGAGTTGTAAAAACAGTAAACGTTTCAGTAAATCCGTCAATACTAAATGTGATTTCTGCTCCTTCTGAGCGGCCAATCCAATTACGTTGCATTTCTTTAATGCTCTCTGGCCAATCCAATTCTTCTAGATCATCGAGGAGACGATCGGCATATTCAGTAATTTTTAACATCCACTGCTTCATCGGACGGCGTTCAACTGGATGGTCACCGCGTTCACTTTTACCATCAATGACTTCCTCATTTGCTAACACCGTACCTAAAGCTGGGCACCAATTAACAGGAACCTCATCAATGTAAGCTAACCCCTTTTCAAACATCTTTTTAAAAATCCATTGTGTCCACTTGTAGTATTGC from Bacillus aquiflavi includes the following:
- the leuS gene encoding leucine--tRNA ligase gives rise to the protein MSFNHKEIEEKWQKYWEKNKTFKTIEEEGKRKFYALDMFPYPSGVGLHVGHPEGYTATDIISRMKRMQGFNVLHPMGWDAFGLPAEQYALDTGNDPAQFTEKNIQTFRRQIKSLGFSYDWDREINTTDPQYYKWTQWIFKKMFEKGLAYIDEVPVNWCPALGTVLANEEVIDGKSERGDHPVERRPMKQWMLKITEYADRLLDDLEELDWPESIKEMQRNWIGRSEGAEITFSIDGFTETFTVFTTRPDTLFGSTYAVLAPEHPYVEKITTDSQREAVTAYLEKNKRKSDLERTDLAKEKTGVFTGAYAINPVNGEKMPIWIADYVLMSYGTGAIMAVPAHDERDYEFAKKFKLPIKEVVAGGNIEKEAYTGDGKHMNSEFLDGLTKDAAITKMIEWLEENKLGTKKVTYRLRDWLFSRQRYWGEPIPVIHWEDGTMTTVSEEELPLKLPKTTEIKPSGTGESPLANIKDWVEVVDEKTGKRGRRETNTMPQWAGSCWYYLRYTDPANDQALADPERLKKWLPVDIYIGGAEHAVLHLLYARFWHKFLYDIGVVHTKEPFQKLFNQGMILGANNEKMSKSKGNVVNPDEVIESHGADTLRLYEMFMGPLDASIAWSTNGLDGSRRFLDRIWRLFVNEDGSLNSKIQDVEECKSLEKVYHQTVKKVTEDYEILHFNTAISQLMVFINESYKAPVLSKSYMEGFVKLLSPICPHISEELWEKLGHKETITYEAWPAYDEGKLIDDEVEVVIQINGKIKAKVMVPKDASKEVLEQLAMEDEKIKEQISGKTVRKVIAIPGKLVNIVAN